A window of Chryseobacterium shandongense genomic DNA:
ATCAATATCCAGAGATCTCATCCTAAAGAAAGGCATTATGAAGTATTTTATGTTTTGGTTGATGACAGACAATATACTTTTAAACGAGATACATTCAGCAATCTCTGGTATTTCGGGGAAGATGAAAACATACAAAACTGCATTCCCTGTTCCCGGAAAGATTTTGATGAAGCTAAAAAAGGCTGGCTAAACACAAGACTCACGAAAATTTAACATCATGAAACATGTTCCCTCAAAAGTTTCTGTTATTGTTCCTGTTTACAATGTTGAAAAATATCTTGCCAAATGCCTGGATTCCTTAATCTGTCAGACCCATCAGAATCTGGAAATTCTCGTGGTGAATGACGGAAGCACAGACCGTTCCGGGGAAATTATCCTTGATTACGCACAGAGATATCCCCACAAAATAAAAGCTTTTCTAAAAGAAAACGGAGGGCTCAGCGATGCCCGGAATTTCGGAATCGACATTGCAACCGGAGATTTTATCGGTTTTGTGGATAGTGATGATTATGTGAGTGCGTCAATGTTTCAGGAAATGGCGGCATTAGCCGAAGAACATAATGCGGAAATGGTGATCTGTAATGTCCTGAAAGTAGATGAGCTGGGAAAAATTAAACAAAAGATCACACAAGTTCCTAACATGCCGGACAAAATTGATCTTGAGAGTAATTTTTCCGTCTTTTCTGATATCAGCTATTTTGCCTGTAATAAACTGTTTAAAAGAAATCTTTTCAATGAAAAAAGATTTAAAAAAAATGTTCATTTTGAAGATATTCAGCTTATTCCGCAGCTTGTATTGGATTGTACAACCATTGCCCAGACCCAAAATTACCATTATCACTATCTCGAGCGATTGAATTCTATCAGCAAAACGCACACAGAAAAAGGACTTGATATCCTGAAAGCAGTAGAAGAGGTGGAAGGCTATTTTAAAACAACAAAATATTCGAATAAACTGAAGGAACTCAAAAATTTCCAGATTTTTGAAGGGGTGTATTCTTTCATCGCATACCTTGCTTTTGTTCAAAACGATGATCTTTTTTACCAAATGTGTGAAAAGCTTGAATTTTTTATGAAAAAAAGGGATATAAAACGTAAAAATTTATTGCAATTTAATCGTTTTGGTAAGAATTATCTATTATCTTTGTCATTGAAAAAAAACTTATTTTATCTTTTATTTTTTGCAGGGCAGAAAAAATTGATAAGAAAATTTATGTAAAAACACAAATGTAAGTGCTGTTTCGGGAAAGCTTACACAACTTATTCCGGATATTCTCACCAGAGTGGGGCGGCGCTTTTAAATGAAAAAAAATGGAAAATTTTGAATTATTTTTAGCTCGATCGGGTCTTCCCATATTTTATATTAAAATAGGACTTGGT
This region includes:
- a CDS encoding glycosyltransferase family 2 protein; the protein is MKHVPSKVSVIVPVYNVEKYLAKCLDSLICQTHQNLEILVVNDGSTDRSGEIILDYAQRYPHKIKAFLKENGGLSDARNFGIDIATGDFIGFVDSDDYVSASMFQEMAALAEEHNAEMVICNVLKVDELGKIKQKITQVPNMPDKIDLESNFSVFSDISYFACNKLFKRNLFNEKRFKKNVHFEDIQLIPQLVLDCTTIAQTQNYHYHYLERLNSISKTHTEKGLDILKAVEEVEGYFKTTKYSNKLKELKNFQIFEGVYSFIAYLAFVQNDDLFYQMCEKLEFFMKKRDIKRKNLLQFNRFGKNYLLSLSLKKNLFYLLFFAGQKKLIRKFM